From Haemorhous mexicanus isolate bHaeMex1 chromosome 2, bHaeMex1.pri, whole genome shotgun sequence, the proteins below share one genomic window:
- the C2H11orf87 gene encoding uncharacterized protein C11orf87 homolog, which produces MSAKLSKELRLSLPPCLLNRTSATLNTSSTCITQVGQLFQSFSSTLVLIVLVTLIFCLILLSLTTFHIHKRKMKKRKMQKAQEEYERDHCARSSNSSSQHPGTVVQGEAPQGRDSRLGRPPQDSEIQRSSPSAAPSSQQAQACLDAAGVGLLQTVILS; this is translated from the coding sequence ATGAGTGCCAAGCTCTCCAAAGAGTTGAGGCTGTCCCTGCCGCCTTGTCTTCTGAACAGGACATCCGCCACCTTAAAtaccagcagcacctgcatcACGCAAGTGGGTCAACTCTTTCAGTCCTTCTCATCCACCCTGGTTTTAATTGTCCTGGTCACCCTCATCTTCTGCCTGATCCTCCTCTCCCTCACCACCTTCCACATCCacaagaggaagatgaagaagcGGAAAATGCAAAAGGCTCAGGAGGAGTATGAACGGGACCACTGCGCCCGCAGCAGCAAtagcagcagccagcaccctgggacagtggtgCAGGGAGAGGCGCCCCAAGGAAGAGACAGCCGACTTGGAAGACCCCCCCAGGACTCGGAGATCCAGCGCTCCTCTCCCTCGGCAGCCCCCAGCTCTCAGCAAGCACAGGCTTGTTTGGACGCAGCTGGCGTGGGGCTCCTGCAGACGGTGATTTTGTCATGA